From a region of the Abditibacteriaceae bacterium genome:
- a CDS encoding adenylate/guanylate cyclase domain-containing protein, translated as MSPTRQPQQPWYRLPLTWLIPATLVLLVGLLAQSGFLFRLESISRDWRFTRRGAQTLEARVVIIEIDQATLDDPKFAAPLLFWGTHHARVFQTLEKLGARAIGFDIVQPVSPADYATSDPNAVQAEAVAALPQLVMAYTLILLPDGTAKPNLPNEVLRIASSLGGGRMGFANTVPDSDGVVRRFAPFDSDRSASFPLQVAALAAGKEPVFSKSVLRLGEQRFSTDAEGQIVIDYVGPSNSFPRVSYSDLLAQPDKFKKLLKNSICLIGATALDQQDIHAVPLTRGDKAAKLNAMPGVEIHANIVHTLLAGRDIRPASNALTWLLVALAALVAIPFAWLPRIGLVVPALVLLLVAWAQTCVFAFSHYGWQLPFVAVALACALTQILLSSVRLWQENRNKKWAEDVFGRYVSPAVVEHLRRTPGALELGGVRREVTVLFSDIRGFTQMSEGLEPEQVTRFLNNYLEKMVQIIFANGGTVDKFIGDGIMVIYNWPVAQPDHAARALQSAIEMQKAVTSAASEWKEMGMPAIEIGIGIHSGPAVVGNVGASQRMEQTAIGDTINVASRVEGLCKTIGKPLGSNILFSETSYEAAKSMLNDGAGAGIEIIPAGEAEVRGREKSLALFAVKITA; from the coding sequence TTGTCTCCAACCCGACAACCGCAACAGCCCTGGTATCGCCTTCCTCTCACCTGGCTCATTCCTGCAACGCTCGTTCTTCTCGTTGGCTTACTCGCTCAATCCGGTTTTCTGTTTCGTCTGGAATCGATTTCGCGCGACTGGCGCTTCACCCGGCGCGGCGCTCAGACACTGGAAGCGCGCGTCGTTATTATCGAAATCGATCAGGCCACGCTTGATGATCCCAAGTTTGCGGCTCCGCTTTTGTTCTGGGGCACGCATCACGCGCGCGTGTTTCAGACTCTTGAGAAACTCGGTGCGCGCGCCATCGGCTTCGACATTGTCCAGCCAGTTTCGCCAGCAGACTACGCCACTTCCGACCCGAACGCGGTGCAGGCCGAAGCAGTTGCTGCCTTGCCGCAACTGGTGATGGCTTACACGCTCATTTTGTTACCCGATGGAACCGCGAAACCGAATCTGCCTAACGAAGTTTTGCGCATCGCTTCGAGTCTTGGCGGCGGCCGTATGGGTTTTGCCAACACCGTCCCCGATTCCGATGGAGTTGTGCGCCGCTTCGCGCCTTTCGATTCCGACCGCAGCGCGTCGTTTCCTTTGCAAGTGGCCGCACTTGCGGCTGGCAAGGAACCGGTATTTTCAAAATCGGTTCTGCGTCTAGGCGAACAGCGCTTCTCAACCGACGCGGAAGGCCAAATCGTCATCGATTACGTCGGGCCATCGAACTCGTTTCCGCGTGTTTCCTACAGCGACTTGTTGGCTCAGCCCGATAAATTCAAGAAGCTTCTCAAGAACAGCATTTGTTTGATTGGCGCAACGGCCTTAGACCAGCAAGATATTCATGCGGTGCCGCTTACGCGCGGGGATAAAGCAGCGAAGCTCAACGCGATGCCCGGCGTTGAGATTCACGCCAACATCGTGCATACGCTCTTGGCCGGACGCGATATTCGTCCTGCATCCAATGCACTGACTTGGCTACTTGTCGCTCTGGCCGCGCTTGTCGCCATTCCTTTCGCGTGGCTGCCACGAATTGGTTTGGTGGTTCCGGCTCTGGTGCTACTTCTGGTGGCGTGGGCCCAAACGTGCGTATTCGCCTTTTCGCACTATGGCTGGCAGTTACCGTTTGTTGCTGTGGCACTGGCCTGTGCGCTCACGCAAATTTTGCTGTCGAGCGTGCGCTTGTGGCAGGAGAACCGAAACAAGAAATGGGCCGAAGATGTTTTTGGGCGTTACGTTTCCCCCGCTGTTGTCGAGCATTTGCGGCGCACGCCGGGCGCACTCGAACTCGGTGGCGTGCGGCGCGAAGTCACGGTTTTGTTTTCCGACATTCGCGGTTTCACCCAGATGTCGGAAGGGCTGGAGCCAGAGCAGGTCACGCGGTTTCTCAATAACTACCTCGAAAAGATGGTACAGATTATCTTCGCCAACGGCGGGACAGTCGATAAATTTATCGGCGATGGCATCATGGTGATTTATAACTGGCCTGTTGCCCAACCCGACCACGCAGCGCGCGCGCTGCAAAGCGCGATTGAAATGCAAAAAGCTGTTACATCTGCGGCGAGCGAATGGAAGGAAATGGGAATGCCAGCGATTGAAATCGGGATCGGGATCCACAGCGGGCCGGCAGTTGTTGGAAACGTTGGCGCTTCACAGCGCATGGAGCAAACCGCCATCGGCGACACAATCAACGTCGCGTCGCGCGTCGAAGGGCTATGCAAAACCATCGGCAAGCCGCTGGGCAGCAATATATTGTTCAGCGAAACGTCTTATGAAGCGGCAAAATCGATGCTAAATGATGGCGCGGGCGCTGGAATTGAAATCATTCCTGCGGGCGAAGCCGAAGTGCGTGGGCGCGAGAAATCGCTCGCGCTTTTCGCCGTAAAAATAACTGCCTAA
- the arfB gene encoding alternative ribosome rescue aminoacyl-tRNA hydrolase ArfB, whose translation MIRITPAISLSEEEIHLDFVRSSGAGGQNVNKVSSAVQLRFDVRNSPSLSPDIKTRLARLAGKRLTVDGILILKSQSHRTQERNRAEALQRLTELIEQAAIAPVSRRATKPTKGSQTRRLESKRIHSQTKRLRRDTSHEE comes from the coding sequence ATGATTCGCATCACGCCCGCCATTTCACTTTCCGAGGAAGAAATTCATCTCGATTTCGTGCGCTCGTCGGGCGCGGGCGGGCAAAACGTTAATAAGGTTTCGAGTGCGGTTCAGTTGCGCTTCGATGTTCGCAATTCGCCGTCGCTTTCGCCCGATATCAAAACGCGATTGGCGCGTTTGGCTGGCAAGCGCCTGACGGTTGATGGCATTCTGATTCTGAAATCGCAGTCGCACCGCACCCAGGAACGAAACCGCGCCGAAGCGTTGCAACGCCTCACAGAACTCATTGAGCAAGCTGCGATTGCACCGGTTTCGCGCCGCGCAACCAAGCCGACAAAGGGTTCGCAGACGCGAAGACTGGAAAGCAAAAGAATCCACAGCCAGACTAAACGACTGCGCCGCGATACCTCTCACGAAGAATAA
- a CDS encoding histidine phosphatase family protein, with protein sequence MGLKLFFLRHGQTEFSRANAFCGSGLDPELTTDGAAMAAGFADTFRTQSWQAIYCSPLRRAQQTAQPLSEALSLPLQVRDGLKEIGYGRWEGKSVADVSRDFHDDHLRWTADPAWNAPTDGETAIAIAQRALHVVEEIRANYEDGNVLVVSHKATIRIVLCSLLGIDVGRFRFRLGCPVGSVSVVEWNEHGPLLHTLADRSHLEARLRDLPGT encoded by the coding sequence ATGGGCCTCAAACTTTTCTTTCTTCGCCACGGCCAGACCGAGTTCAGTCGCGCCAATGCGTTTTGCGGCTCGGGCCTCGACCCCGAATTGACAACCGACGGTGCCGCGATGGCTGCGGGCTTTGCCGATACGTTTCGCACGCAATCGTGGCAAGCGATTTATTGCAGCCCGCTGCGGCGCGCGCAACAAACCGCGCAGCCTTTAAGCGAAGCGCTCAGCTTGCCGCTCCAGGTGCGCGATGGCCTGAAAGAAATCGGTTACGGCAGGTGGGAAGGAAAAAGCGTCGCCGATGTCAGCCGCGATTTCCACGACGATCATTTGCGTTGGACGGCCGACCCCGCGTGGAACGCACCGACAGATGGCGAAACCGCAATCGCCATTGCCCAGCGTGCGCTTCATGTCGTCGAGGAAATTCGTGCCAATTATGAAGATGGCAACGTCTTGGTGGTTTCGCACAAGGCCACGATTCGCATCGTGTTGTGCAGCTTGCTCGGCATCGATGTGGGCCGCTTCCGCTTTCGACTAGGCTGTCCAGTTGGTTCGGTCAGCGTTGTCGAGTGGAACGAACACGGGCCGTTGCTGCACACCCTCGCCGACCGCAGCCATCTCGAGGCGCGGCTGCGCGACTTGCCCGGAACGTAA